The sequence below is a genomic window from Polyodon spathula isolate WHYD16114869_AA unplaced genomic scaffold, ASM1765450v1 scaffolds_686, whole genome shotgun sequence.
acacacacacacactcacacacacacacacacacacacacacacacacacacactctctctctctttctcacctGAGGGAAGCTCTTGTGCAGAGGCAGCCAGCAGCTCAGAGCCACCACACCGGCCAGCTTGTGCTGCGAGGTCAGAGCTGTGTAGAGAGAAAGAGCGCCCCCctgtggagagagagggggttgaaatatatttattgacgCTGCCTGGTTCTTTCCTGGAAGAGGACGTCTCTGTATTGACGCTCACCTGTGAGAATCCTCCCAGGACGATCCGATTAGCTGGGATTCCGTTCTTCACCTCGTGATCAATGATGGCTTTGACTGGAGACAGGAGGGGGCgggagagggggagggacagAGAGATATTATAAATCATGAAACCACGACAGACTATCAGCTGACACAAGCTCTATAAAGCACCTGGATTACAGCATTAAGCACGAATTACATTCCTTTActtgaaatgaaaacatgaatCATCAGAAGTGAACGTGCACAGCCGAGCCCGGCTCTCTAACCCCATCAGAGCCTCCGCACACAGGCACGTTACCCTGCACTCCCAGCCGAGCCCGGCTCTCTAACCCCATCAGAGCCTCCGCACACAGGCACGTTACCCTGCACTCCCAGCCGAGCCCGGCTCTCTAACCCCATCAGAGCCTCCGCACACAGGCACGTTACCCTGCACTCCCAGCCGAGCCCGGCTCTCTAACCCCATCAGAGCCTCCGCACACAGGCACGTTACCCTGCACTCCCAGCCGAGCCCGGCTCTCTAACCCCATCAGAGCCTCCGCACACAGGCAAGTTACCCTGCACTCCCAGCCGAGCCCGGCTCTCTAACCCCATCAGAGCCTCCGCACACAGGCACGTTACCCTGCACTCCCAGCCGAGCCCGGCTCTCTAACCCCATCAGAGCCTCCGCACACAGGCACGTTACCCTGCACTCCCAGCCGAGCCCGGCTCTCTAACCCCATCAGAGCCTCCGCACACAGGCACGTTACCCTGCACTCCCAGCCGAGCCCGGCTCTCTAACCCCATCAGAGCCTCCGCACACAGGCACGTTACCCTGCACTCCCCCCCGAGCCCCTCTCTAACCCCATCAGAGCCTCCGCACACAGGCACGTTACCCTGCACTCCCAGCCGAGCCCGGCTCCGGAGAGTCAGGGCTCAGACCCATCAGGTCAAACCTGCAGAAACAACATGAGAAACCTGATCAGCCTCCTCCGCACTGGAGCCTCCTAGCAGCATCTACACTGGAGAGCAGCATCTACACTGGAGAGCGGCACTCAGAGCGGAGAGCAGCATCTACACTGGAGAGCGGCACTCAGAGCGGAGAGCAGCATCTACACTGGAGAGCGGCACTCAGAGCGGAGAGCAGCATCTACACTGGAGAGCGGCACTCAGAGCGGAGAGCAGCATCTACACTGGAGAGCAGCATCTACACTGGAGAGCAGCACTCAGAGTGGAGAGCAGCATCTACACTGGAGAGCAGCACTCATTGCAATACGAGAGCCGAGTCAGTCCGCCAGGCAGAGGAACAGTTTCACTTGTTCTCTGGATCCAATTCCAGTGGAATTCCTCAGAGGCATGTTTAGTTAACACAGCTCTGTCAACTGCAACAGGGCcacctgcttttaaaactgcCGCCGCAGTGAAGCCGCTCTCCGAGAATCTAACAGAGATCCCACACTCTGGAGCAACGTGGGCGCCTCATTGTACTGCCTGCTGTTTCGCTGACCCGTGCTTTGGTCTCTAGACTGGAATACTGCAGGGCTGTCAGAGCTGGGTTACCAGTCCATGCCTCTCTCAGGTACAGCTTGTTCACAACACAGCCCACACAACTGCCACGCTGGCATCTCTACACCGGCTTCCAGTTCCACTCAGAGTTCATCCTACTCTCACTTCCACCACAGCGAGGGCCTGAGCGTTtctctgaacacacagcacaggagCTCACTCACCAGGACGGCATCATCATTCTCATGTTGAGGGTGACGGGGATGCTAGGCCTGTGGAGGAATGAGCAGAGACAGCTAGACATCGGTGAAACCTTCACACTCTACTCTCAATATCTCAGCAATACTGGAACAATCACAGCGTGTAGAAACCAAACACAataccacacactgcactgccatgcCATACACTGCACTGCCATaccgcactgcactgcactgccataccatacactgcactgcactgccatACCATACACTGCACTGCCATACCACACTGCACTGCCATACCACACTGCACTGCCAtaccacactgcactgcactggcataccatacactgcactgcactgccataccacaatgcactgcactgcCATACCATTCCACTCGGTGTGTCTCATGGTACTCACGCGTGGGGGCAGATGTACTTGACATAGGGCAGCCGAATCGACGACATAGAGTCCGCCCAGCCGtgcctgagagacacagagagacagagagggaggctAGAGAGGAGTGcaataccacagagagacagggggaggctagagaggcgtgcaataccacagagagacagggggaggctagagaggcgtgcaataccacagagagacagggggaggctagagaggcgtgcaataccacagagagacagggggaggctagagaggcgtgcaataccacagagagacagggggaggctagagaggcgtgcaataccacagagagacagggggaggctagagaggcgtgcaataccacagagagacagggggaggctagagaggcgtgcaataccacagagagacagggggaggctagagaggcgtgcaataccacagagagacagggggaggctagagaggcgtgc
It includes:
- the lypla2 gene encoding acyl-protein thioesterase 2 encodes the protein MCGNNMSVPLLAEAVTVSGTERETAAVIFLHGLGDNGHGWADSMSSIRLPYVKYICPHAPSIPVTLNMRMMMPSWFDLMGLSPDSPEPGSAGSSLCQLIVCRGFMIYNISLSLPLSRPLLSPVKAIIDHEVKNGIPANRIVLGGFSQGGALSLYTALTSQHKLAGVVALSCWLPLHKSFPQASSSSANQCVAVLQCHGEMDPMIPVQIGAMTFEKLKSFLNPQRLIFKTYPGMMHSSCPQEMAAVKEFIERQLPRL